From the Amycolatopsis thermoflava N1165 genome, one window contains:
- a CDS encoding right-handed parallel beta-helix repeat-containing protein, with the protein MTTRSRAFPLALGAAGVLALAGVVAAVAPDPGPPAVVPTAQGAPAAPPAPPAAVCGSPALTGPASPPPGAVVVPAGSNAGFDFSTPGATYWFAPGVHTLAPGEYSQISPGAGATLLGGPGAVLDGNRDNRYAITGRATGVTIRHLTIRNFAAPRDEGVVNHDSGDGWTVEHNTLTRNRGAALMAGARNRIAGNCLADNGQYGLNAYQSGNRITGLVVEGNEFTGNNTEDWETQLPGCGCTGAMKFWAVNGADVRNNWIHGNRGTAVWADTNNNDFLIEGNLIEDNDGTGIFYEISYNAVIRGNTLRDNAWRTGREFADERDPFPTGAIYLSEADGDARIPARTAKIEVTGNLLENNWGGVVAWANADRFCNSSASTTSDCTLIVGPENTSACSPPAITREPLYTDCRWWTSELEIHGNTFRFDPAAVDGGCPVEFCGRMALLSNYGSSPEWSPYQGDVIQRHIVFAAGNRWHDNTYTGPWRFTVPDMSTTVPVPQWTGAPYHQDAGSTFG; encoded by the coding sequence ATGACCACGAGGAGCCGGGCGTTCCCGCTCGCGCTCGGGGCCGCCGGCGTCCTCGCACTCGCCGGCGTCGTCGCGGCCGTCGCGCCCGATCCCGGCCCGCCGGCCGTGGTTCCGACCGCGCAGGGCGCCCCCGCCGCTCCCCCCGCACCGCCGGCCGCCGTCTGCGGCAGCCCGGCGCTGACCGGGCCTGCTTCGCCGCCGCCCGGCGCGGTGGTCGTCCCGGCGGGCAGCAACGCAGGCTTCGACTTCAGCACCCCGGGCGCGACGTACTGGTTCGCGCCCGGGGTACACACGCTCGCGCCCGGCGAGTACTCGCAGATCAGCCCCGGCGCGGGCGCGACGCTGCTCGGCGGGCCCGGCGCGGTGCTGGACGGCAACCGCGACAACCGGTACGCCATCACCGGCCGCGCCACCGGCGTCACGATCCGGCACCTGACGATCCGCAACTTCGCCGCGCCCCGCGACGAGGGCGTGGTGAACCACGACTCCGGCGACGGCTGGACCGTCGAGCACAACACCCTGACCCGCAACCGCGGCGCGGCGCTGATGGCGGGCGCGCGCAACCGCATCGCCGGGAACTGCCTGGCGGACAACGGCCAGTACGGCCTGAACGCCTACCAGTCCGGCAACCGCATCACCGGTCTCGTCGTCGAGGGCAACGAGTTCACCGGCAACAACACCGAGGACTGGGAGACGCAGCTGCCCGGCTGCGGCTGCACCGGCGCGATGAAGTTCTGGGCGGTCAACGGCGCCGACGTGCGGAACAACTGGATCCACGGCAACCGCGGCACCGCGGTGTGGGCCGACACGAACAACAACGACTTCCTCATCGAGGGCAACCTCATCGAGGACAACGACGGCACTGGCATCTTCTACGAGATCTCGTACAACGCGGTGATCCGCGGCAACACGTTGCGGGACAACGCGTGGCGCACCGGCCGCGAGTTCGCCGATGAGCGCGACCCGTTCCCGACCGGCGCGATCTACCTGTCCGAGGCCGACGGCGACGCGCGGATCCCGGCCCGCACCGCGAAGATCGAGGTCACCGGGAACCTGCTGGAGAACAACTGGGGCGGCGTCGTGGCCTGGGCCAACGCGGACCGGTTCTGCAACTCGTCCGCGTCGACCACCTCCGACTGCACGCTGATCGTCGGCCCGGAGAACACCTCGGCCTGCTCGCCGCCCGCGATCACCCGCGAACCGCTCTACACCGACTGCCGGTGGTGGACCTCGGAGCTGGAGATCCACGGCAACACCTTCCGGTTCGACCCGGCCGCGGTCGACGGCGGCTGCCCGGTCGAGTTCTGCGGGCGGATGGCGCTGCTGTCCAACTACGGCAGCTCGCCGGAGTGGTCGCCGTACCAGGGCGACGTGATCCAGCGGCACATCGTGTTCGCGGCGGGCAACCGCTGGCACGACAACACCTACACCGGGCCGTGGCGGTTCACGGTCCCGGACATGAGCACGACGGTGCCGGTCCCGCAGTGGACCGGGGCGCCGTACCACCAGGACGCAGGCAGCACGTTCGGATGA
- a CDS encoding phosphatase PAP2 family protein translates to MTTAVLPTRTALPDALRRPLLALAIPAAVIVAVLAVRVAGAGSASALDRWILDASGGAIPYPSAQRVTAKGLDFAGEPAGAGLLVAALVVLCLVLGHRRTALLAVLGPGLSVAVTTLLKPVVGRTINGPHLSFPSGHTAIVTAMVLVFAFVLADRLRLRPPAATAVVLYAAVTAGAAEAWAQFGMVVHYPTDTLGGFCVALVVVPVTAWLLDRVRRRAGTPA, encoded by the coding sequence GTGACCACCGCCGTGCTGCCCACGCGAACCGCCCTGCCCGACGCCCTGCGGCGCCCGCTGCTGGCGCTCGCGATCCCGGCGGCGGTGATCGTCGCGGTGCTGGCCGTCCGCGTCGCGGGCGCCGGCTCGGCGAGCGCTCTCGACCGCTGGATCCTGGACGCGTCGGGCGGCGCGATCCCGTACCCGTCGGCGCAGCGGGTGACCGCCAAGGGCCTTGACTTCGCGGGCGAACCGGCGGGCGCGGGCCTGCTGGTGGCCGCGCTGGTCGTGTTGTGCCTGGTGCTCGGGCACCGGCGCACCGCGCTGCTCGCCGTGCTCGGGCCCGGTCTGTCGGTGGCCGTCACGACGCTGCTGAAACCCGTGGTGGGGCGGACGATCAACGGCCCGCACCTGTCGTTCCCCAGCGGACACACCGCGATCGTGACGGCGATGGTCCTGGTGTTCGCGTTCGTCCTGGCCGACCGGCTGCGGCTGCGCCCACCTGCGGCCACGGCGGTCGTGCTCTACGCCGCGGTCACCGCGGGCGCCGCCGAGGCGTGGGCGCAGTTCGGCATGGTCGTGCACTACCCGACGGACACGCTCGGCGGCTTCTGCGTCGCGCTCGTCGTCGTGCCCGTGACGGCCTGGCTGCTCGACCGCGTCAGGCGTAGGGCCGGAACACCGGCTTGA
- a CDS encoding asparagine synthase-related protein has product MALYTMDRLEIAGGWINGYDLIPLPLGDPGEPRRVLDRILLGHLNRTPCLVAFSGGRDSSALLAAAVALARREGLPLPVPITLRYPAAPESDETAWQDAVLTHLGVTERIVLTVDDEHDPVGPIAAAVLRRHGLVWPPNFAPTWRMMDAARGGVLLTGEGGDEVFGLKRITPLTKVLKARGRVRASVFPDAVRALAPARVRRRAALRNRHQRPWLRPAAAELLAELDAADAAAYELHAGRHAWQFTTRRCARLGYQSVRTLGSELDCRYVQTFAEPDFVAAIARAAGFWGWSGRTATMRDVFGDLLPREVLERRTKATFTGAVFTERTRAFAREWTGRGVDHELVDAQALRDGWLSARPPAPSMTLLQQAWLATAR; this is encoded by the coding sequence GTGGCCCTGTACACAATGGACCGACTGGAGATCGCGGGTGGCTGGATCAACGGGTACGACCTCATCCCGCTGCCGCTGGGCGATCCCGGCGAGCCGCGGCGGGTGCTGGACCGGATCCTGCTCGGCCACCTGAACCGCACACCGTGCCTGGTCGCCTTTTCCGGTGGCCGGGACTCCTCCGCGTTGCTGGCCGCGGCGGTGGCGCTGGCCCGGCGCGAAGGGCTGCCGCTGCCGGTGCCGATCACGTTGCGTTATCCGGCCGCGCCCGAGTCGGACGAGACCGCGTGGCAGGACGCCGTGCTCACGCACCTCGGTGTCACCGAACGGATCGTGCTGACCGTGGACGACGAGCACGACCCGGTCGGGCCCATCGCGGCGGCGGTGCTGCGGCGGCACGGGCTGGTGTGGCCGCCGAACTTCGCACCGACCTGGCGGATGATGGACGCGGCCCGCGGCGGGGTGCTGCTGACCGGCGAGGGCGGCGACGAGGTGTTCGGGCTGAAGCGGATCACGCCGTTGACGAAGGTGCTCAAGGCGCGGGGCCGGGTGCGGGCGAGCGTGTTCCCGGACGCGGTGCGTGCGCTGGCCCCGGCGCGGGTGCGGCGGCGGGCGGCGTTGCGCAACCGGCACCAGCGGCCGTGGCTGCGGCCTGCCGCGGCGGAGTTGCTCGCCGAACTGGACGCGGCGGACGCGGCGGCGTACGAGCTGCACGCCGGCCGCCACGCGTGGCAGTTCACGACGCGGCGGTGCGCGCGGCTGGGTTACCAGAGCGTGCGCACGCTGGGGTCCGAACTGGACTGCCGGTACGTGCAGACGTTCGCGGAGCCGGACTTCGTGGCGGCGATCGCGCGGGCCGCCGGGTTCTGGGGCTGGAGCGGGCGGACGGCGACGATGCGCGACGTGTTCGGCGACCTGCTGCCCCGGGAGGTCCTGGAACGCCGGACGAAGGCGACCTTCACGGGCGCGGTGTTCACCGAACGGACGCGGGCGTTCGCGCGGGAGTGGACCGGCCGCGGGGTGGACCACGAGCTGGTGGATGCGCAGGCGCTGCGGGACGGGTGGTTGTCGGCGAGGCCGCCCGCGCCGTCGATGACGTTGTTGCAGCAGGCTTGGCTGGCCACGGCCCGGTAG
- a CDS encoding lasso peptide biosynthesis B2 protein has protein sequence MRRRRLAWEVLRALPAMVRIELSLRRADLRETCRRLGVRCDLTSAAPPADESPVLPRWSRAPIRASYFVVSRWPAGDTCLRQCLLIGHRLRALEPVLRIGVRREADGRFSAHSWLEIDGRALDPTAGRYAVLGSAG, from the coding sequence ATGAGGAGGCGGCGGCTGGCGTGGGAGGTGCTGCGCGCGCTCCCGGCGATGGTGCGGATCGAGCTCAGCCTGCGGCGCGCCGACCTGCGCGAAACCTGTCGACGGCTCGGAGTGCGGTGCGACCTGACCAGCGCCGCGCCGCCCGCCGACGAGTCGCCCGTGCTGCCGCGGTGGTCGCGGGCGCCGATCCGGGCCTCGTACTTCGTGGTGTCGCGGTGGCCTGCCGGCGACACTTGCCTGCGGCAGTGCCTGCTGATCGGCCACCGGTTGCGGGCACTGGAACCGGTGCTGCGGATCGGTGTGCGGCGCGAGGCGGACGGCCGGTTCTCCGCGCACTCCTGGCTGGAGATCGACGGCAGGGCGCTCGACCCCACGGCGGGGCGGTACGCGGTACTCGGATCGGCGGGGTGA
- a CDS encoding asparagine synthase-related protein: protein MPSSSTEAPPRLSTLDVAVGRPLGAAPFPLGEPADPVLALRNALRPALLREPCVIAFSGGRDSSVLLAVAADLAAREGLAPPIALTFRYPGDPAADESAWQESVIRHVGVGSWVRRDIGEELDLIGPLVQPVLWARGPVYPAALGNTMLLASHAPGGSLVTGNAGDEVLGGHRIGTLRAVARRRGRGMTAADWARFAVCAAPGFARREVARRSVPMPWLRPDLRRVVWREAADRPLRWETSVRTALATRAYEVGFRTRADVAAEYDCELVEPFADPSFVASYAAGRPMTRAAGTRLVADGLLPEAVLQRRDKARFNASRFGPRSREFARNWDGRGVDGALVDPDALRAAWLADEPPAATAMLLQQAWLAT from the coding sequence ATGCCGAGCTCCTCCACTGAGGCGCCGCCGCGGCTGTCCACACTGGACGTCGCCGTGGGACGCCCGCTGGGAGCCGCGCCGTTCCCGCTCGGCGAGCCCGCGGATCCGGTGCTCGCGCTGCGGAACGCGCTGCGACCCGCGTTGCTGCGCGAGCCGTGCGTCATCGCCTTCTCCGGTGGGCGGGATTCGTCGGTGCTGCTGGCGGTCGCCGCGGACCTCGCCGCGCGCGAGGGGCTCGCGCCGCCGATCGCGCTCACCTTCCGCTACCCCGGCGACCCGGCCGCCGACGAGTCGGCCTGGCAGGAGTCGGTGATCCGGCACGTCGGCGTCGGCAGCTGGGTGCGCCGCGACATCGGTGAGGAGCTGGACCTGATCGGGCCGCTCGTGCAGCCGGTGCTGTGGGCGCGCGGCCCGGTCTACCCGGCCGCGCTGGGCAACACGATGCTGCTTGCGTCGCACGCGCCGGGCGGCAGCCTGGTGACCGGCAACGCCGGGGACGAGGTGCTCGGCGGGCACCGGATCGGGACGCTGCGTGCGGTGGCGCGCCGTCGCGGCCGCGGGATGACCGCGGCGGACTGGGCGCGGTTCGCGGTGTGCGCGGCGCCCGGGTTCGCCCGCCGCGAGGTGGCCCGCCGGTCCGTCCCGATGCCGTGGCTGCGGCCGGACCTGCGGCGCGTGGTCTGGCGCGAGGCCGCGGACCGCCCGCTGCGGTGGGAGACCAGCGTGCGGACGGCGTTGGCGACGCGCGCGTACGAGGTGGGTTTCCGGACGCGGGCCGACGTCGCGGCGGAGTACGACTGCGAGCTGGTCGAGCCGTTCGCCGATCCGTCCTTTGTGGCGTCCTACGCGGCCGGGCGACCGATGACCCGCGCGGCGGGCACCCGGCTGGTGGCGGACGGGCTGCTGCCGGAGGCGGTTCTGCAGCGGCGGGACAAGGCGCGGTTCAACGCGTCCCGGTTCGGCCCGCGGTCGCGGGAGTTCGCGCGGAACTGGGACGGCCGCGGCGTCGACGGCGCACTGGTCGACCCGGACGCGCTGCGGGCCGCGTGGCTCGCCGACGAGCCGCCCGCGGCCACGGCGATGCTGCTGCAGCAGGCGTGGCTGGCGACATGA
- a CDS encoding PqqD family protein — translation MRVRASDISARTIGDETIVLSLSTSKYFTITGVGTRLFELLAEDRSLDDLVGAITSEYEIDADTARRDIEAFLGRLRDAELLH, via the coding sequence ATGCGCGTACGGGCATCCGACATCTCGGCTCGCACCATCGGTGACGAGACGATCGTGCTCAGCCTGTCGACCTCGAAGTACTTCACCATCACCGGTGTCGGCACGCGGCTGTTCGAGCTGCTCGCCGAGGACCGCTCGCTCGACGACCTGGTCGGCGCGATCACCAGCGAGTACGAGATCGACGCGGACACCGCGCGCCGCGACATCGAGGCGTTCCTCGGCAGGCTCCGCGATGCCGAGCTCCTCCACTGA
- a CDS encoding phosphatase PAP2 family protein, with protein sequence MEQTNVPRPAVPPALRAPLAAAAVVAGVVAVALGVLFTGDGAGSTLDQRAYEALRDSVREPSLSFDISWAVGTAGDPAWAAGLVVVVAAICFATRRRRLALLAVAGPAATGVLTTVVKPVVDRTINGDHLSYPSGHTALITSLGMVVGLLLVDRFRLGRAGLPLVFGLAVLCGAAMSWSQTASRVHYLTDTIGGFCTSLAVVVAAALAIDRVADRVNAGG encoded by the coding sequence GTGGAGCAGACGAACGTCCCGCGGCCCGCCGTCCCGCCCGCGCTGCGGGCCCCGCTGGCGGCTGCCGCCGTTGTCGCGGGGGTGGTGGCGGTCGCGCTCGGCGTGCTGTTCACCGGTGACGGCGCCGGCTCCACGCTCGACCAGCGCGCGTACGAGGCGTTGCGGGACAGCGTGCGCGAGCCGTCGTTGTCGTTCGACATCTCGTGGGCCGTCGGGACCGCGGGGGATCCGGCGTGGGCCGCCGGGCTGGTCGTGGTCGTCGCCGCGATCTGCTTCGCCACGCGCCGCCGTCGCCTCGCGCTGCTCGCCGTCGCCGGGCCCGCCGCGACCGGCGTGCTCACCACCGTGGTGAAACCCGTCGTGGACCGGACCATCAACGGCGACCACCTGTCCTACCCCAGCGGGCACACCGCACTGATCACGTCGCTCGGGATGGTCGTCGGGCTGCTGCTCGTGGACCGGTTCCGGCTCGGTCGCGCGGGGCTGCCGCTGGTGTTCGGCCTCGCGGTGCTGTGCGGCGCGGCGATGTCGTGGTCGCAGACCGCGTCCCGGGTCCACTACCTCACCGACACGATCGGCGGGTTCTGCACGTCCCTGGCCGTGGTGGTCGCCGCCGCGCTGGCGATCGATCGAGTAGCCGATCGTGTGAACGCTGGAGGGTAA
- a CDS encoding ABC transporter ATP-binding protein, whose amino-acid sequence MGITGIARASAATPRLIAAATREVAAADRFGTVTAAIYQIIGAVGALGVVAASKLTFDALLQPESARFGLTVSLLALAFMTALTGSVSALQTQQHRLLGERVSQRVWDRVLDTTARADLVTYESAGFATSLERVQQNALTRPFAVTTALLGLTGSLLGVVTMSAVLIGVEPLLVPILLAAGLPAVLLARWASRTEFAFAHRLTPLFRRRNYLRQLLTQRPYAAELRAFHSTKPLRERHRELNAGINVQLRQQVRRRQLIAGLTTIGVALSLTAALLAIIGLVRSGRIDLPAAGAAAIAVRLLSSQLGTLFTSIGGLLESAPFLADLERFVASAPPSPAAGEKRPLRQGIVLRDISFRYPEQERPAVDAVDIEIGAGEVVALVGENGSGKTTLAKIVAGLYDPDLGTRRWDGADAPPADIRASVTVIFQDFVRYQMTLRDNITISDGDRPGDEESVHDAARRAGVLGVTRELPHGLDTMLGRDLDEGSDLSGGQWQRVALARALYRDTSLVVLDEPAAALDPRAEHELFADVRAMLGGRAALLISHRFSSTRMADRIYVLDAGRVVECGTHDELMARAGQYAELYRLQSAAYR is encoded by the coding sequence GTGGGGATCACAGGTATCGCGCGGGCTTCGGCGGCCACGCCACGGCTGATCGCGGCCGCGACGCGCGAGGTCGCCGCGGCCGACCGGTTCGGCACCGTGACCGCGGCGATCTACCAGATCATCGGCGCCGTCGGCGCGCTCGGTGTGGTCGCGGCGAGCAAGCTCACCTTCGACGCGTTGCTGCAACCGGAGAGCGCGCGCTTCGGGCTCACCGTTTCGTTGCTGGCGCTGGCGTTCATGACGGCGCTGACCGGCTCGGTCAGCGCCCTGCAGACCCAGCAGCACCGGCTGCTCGGCGAGCGCGTCTCGCAGCGGGTGTGGGACCGGGTGCTGGACACGACGGCACGCGCGGACCTGGTGACCTACGAGTCCGCCGGGTTCGCCACGTCTCTGGAACGCGTCCAGCAGAACGCGCTCACCCGGCCGTTCGCGGTGACCACCGCGCTGCTCGGCCTGACCGGCAGCCTGCTGGGCGTGGTCACGATGTCGGCGGTGCTGATCGGCGTCGAACCGCTGCTGGTGCCGATCCTGCTCGCCGCCGGGCTGCCCGCGGTGCTGCTCGCGCGGTGGGCCAGCCGCACCGAGTTCGCGTTCGCCCACCGGCTGACCCCGCTGTTCCGCCGCCGCAACTATCTGCGGCAGCTGCTCACCCAACGCCCGTACGCGGCGGAGTTGCGTGCGTTCCACTCGACGAAGCCGCTGCGCGAGCGCCACCGCGAGCTGAACGCCGGCATCAACGTCCAGCTGCGGCAACAGGTCCGGCGGCGGCAGCTGATCGCCGGTCTCACCACGATCGGCGTCGCGCTGTCGCTGACGGCCGCGCTGCTGGCGATCATCGGCCTGGTGCGCAGCGGCCGCATCGACCTGCCTGCCGCGGGCGCGGCCGCGATCGCCGTGCGGTTGCTGAGCAGCCAGCTCGGCACGCTGTTCACCTCGATCGGCGGGCTGCTCGAATCGGCGCCGTTCCTGGCCGACCTGGAGCGGTTCGTCGCCTCCGCCCCGCCGTCCCCCGCCGCCGGGGAGAAGCGGCCGCTGCGGCAGGGAATAGTGTTGCGGGACATCAGTTTCCGCTACCCCGAGCAGGAGCGGCCCGCGGTCGACGCGGTGGACATCGAGATCGGCGCGGGCGAGGTGGTCGCGCTGGTCGGCGAGAACGGTTCCGGCAAGACGACGCTGGCCAAGATCGTCGCCGGACTGTACGACCCGGACCTCGGCACGCGCCGCTGGGACGGCGCGGACGCCCCGCCCGCCGACATCCGCGCCTCGGTGACGGTGATCTTCCAGGACTTCGTGCGGTACCAGATGACGCTGCGCGACAACATCACGATCAGCGACGGCGACCGGCCGGGCGACGAGGAGTCGGTGCACGACGCCGCCCGGCGCGCGGGTGTCCTCGGGGTGACGCGCGAGCTGCCGCACGGCCTGGACACGATGCTCGGCCGGGACCTGGACGAGGGTTCCGACCTGTCCGGCGGGCAGTGGCAGCGGGTGGCGCTGGCGCGGGCGCTCTACCGGGACACGTCGCTGGTGGTGCTGGACGAGCCCGCCGCGGCGCTCGACCCGCGCGCGGAGCACGAGCTGTTCGCCGACGTCCGGGCGATGCTGGGCGGGCGGGCCGCGTTGCTGATCTCGCACCGCTTTTCCAGCACCCGCATGGCCGACCGGATCTACGTGCTCGACGCGGGCCGCGTGGTGGAGTGCGGCACGCACGATGAGCTGATGGCGCGCGCCGGCCAGTACGCCGAGCTGTACCGCCTCCAGTCAGCGGCCTACCGCTGA
- a CDS encoding lasso RiPP family leader peptide-containing protein: MKKEYAAPGIEDIGSLSELTLGQSSGSRLDADFAAGTIFGDLTFS; encoded by the coding sequence ATGAAGAAAGAGTACGCCGCCCCGGGCATCGAGGACATCGGCTCGTTGTCCGAGCTCACGCTCGGTCAGTCGTCGGGAAGCCGGCTCGACGCCGATTTCGCCGCCGGCACCATCTTCGGGGACCTGACCTTTTCGTGA
- a CDS encoding helix-turn-helix transcriptional regulator, which yields MERNELADFLRRRRALLQPGDVGVPSGGRRRTPGLRRFEVAQLAGMSPDYYARLEQGRGPRPSAAVLTALTRALRLTVDERDHLFRLAGHQAPPRTGGDEHVSRGLLRLLDGLTGLPALIATDLNVVLAQNAMADALLGEQTRFRGLARSCTYRWFTDPAMRERHPAEDHDHESHAQVDDLRATLAARPDDPAARQLVEALRSESAEFAGLWARHDVAVRRSDRKRIRHPAIGLVELDFDVLATARQDQRLIVYSPAPGSAAVSQLELLAVLGQETFTTRGEA from the coding sequence GTGGAACGGAACGAACTCGCGGACTTCCTCCGGCGTCGCCGGGCGCTGCTTCAGCCTGGGGACGTCGGGGTGCCGTCGGGCGGGCGGCGCCGGACGCCGGGGCTCCGCCGCTTCGAGGTCGCCCAGCTCGCCGGCATGTCGCCGGACTACTACGCCCGCCTGGAGCAGGGCCGCGGCCCCCGACCGTCGGCCGCCGTGCTCACCGCGCTGACCCGCGCGCTGCGGCTGACCGTCGACGAGCGCGACCACCTCTTCCGGCTCGCCGGCCACCAGGCCCCGCCGCGCACCGGCGGTGACGAGCACGTCAGCCGCGGCCTCCTCCGGCTGCTGGACGGGCTCACGGGCCTGCCCGCGCTGATCGCCACCGACCTGAACGTCGTGCTCGCCCAGAACGCGATGGCCGACGCGCTGCTCGGGGAGCAGACCCGCTTCCGGGGCCTGGCCCGCAGCTGCACCTACCGGTGGTTCACCGACCCGGCGATGCGCGAGCGCCACCCCGCCGAGGACCACGACCACGAAAGCCACGCGCAGGTCGACGACCTGCGCGCCACCCTCGCGGCCCGCCCGGACGATCCGGCGGCCCGCCAACTGGTCGAGGCGCTGCGGTCGGAGAGCGCCGAGTTCGCCGGGCTCTGGGCGCGGCACGACGTCGCCGTCCGCCGCAGCGACCGCAAGCGCATCCGGCACCCCGCGATCGGCCTCGTCGAGCTGGACTTCGACGTGCTGGCGACGGCCCGGCAGGACCAGCGCCTGATCGTGTACTCACCCGCGCCGGGCAGCGCCGCGGTGTCCCAGCTGGAGCTGCTGGCCGTGCTCGGCCAGGAGACCTTCACCACCCGAGGAGAAGCATGA
- a CDS encoding nucleotidyltransferase family protein, whose translation MGRKLCAESEYPAALLAVAGYRLPGSDRAFPAEPVAAGEWPALLAAARKHRMTGLLTAAITAGVFPATGEQAREVKSAHATNQMRVLVLEHELLRILDLLDGAGIEARVLKGTAVAHLDYPDPALRSFNDLDVMVRAADIDRTVAVLATAGFERTLAEPRPGFDRRFDKGMTLRPPAGYELDLHRTFVLGPWGRRVDLDAVWDAGQEFFIGGRAVRALSPANRFLHACYHAALGDWPLRLGSLRDVAEMLRVLDPGPVLALAGSWGAEAVVAAAVADTVRLLGIKVPGPLARWAVAYVPSPRDESWLGLHTTPDKTFAAQAVATLRVLPWRDKPAYLRALVFPDADYTADRHRNPLSRFTYALREVRKGSPTGTR comes from the coding sequence ATGGGACGCAAGTTGTGCGCGGAGAGCGAGTACCCGGCGGCGTTGCTCGCCGTGGCGGGATACCGGCTGCCGGGGAGTGACCGGGCCTTCCCGGCGGAACCGGTGGCCGCCGGGGAGTGGCCCGCACTGCTGGCGGCGGCGCGGAAGCACCGGATGACCGGGCTGCTGACCGCGGCGATCACCGCGGGCGTGTTCCCGGCGACCGGCGAGCAGGCACGCGAGGTGAAGTCCGCGCATGCCACCAACCAGATGCGCGTGCTGGTGCTGGAGCACGAGCTGCTGCGGATCCTGGACCTGCTGGACGGCGCGGGCATCGAGGCGCGGGTGCTGAAGGGCACGGCGGTGGCGCACCTGGACTACCCCGATCCGGCGCTGCGGTCCTTCAACGACCTGGATGTGATGGTGCGCGCGGCGGACATCGACCGGACCGTCGCGGTGCTGGCGACGGCCGGGTTCGAGCGCACGCTCGCCGAGCCGCGGCCGGGGTTCGACCGGCGCTTCGACAAGGGCATGACGTTGCGCCCGCCCGCCGGGTACGAGCTGGACCTGCACCGCACCTTCGTGCTCGGACCATGGGGGCGGCGCGTCGACCTGGACGCGGTGTGGGACGCCGGGCAGGAGTTCTTCATCGGCGGTCGCGCGGTGCGGGCGCTGTCGCCGGCGAACCGGTTCCTGCACGCCTGCTACCACGCGGCCCTCGGCGACTGGCCGCTGCGGCTCGGGTCGCTGCGGGACGTGGCGGAGATGCTGCGGGTTTTGGATCCGGGGCCGGTGCTGGCGCTGGCCGGGTCGTGGGGCGCGGAGGCCGTGGTCGCCGCCGCGGTGGCCGACACGGTGCGCCTGCTGGGGATCAAGGTCCCCGGCCCGCTCGCGCGCTGGGCGGTGGCCTACGTGCCGTCGCCGCGGGACGAGTCGTGGCTGGGGTTGCACACGACGCCGGACAAGACGTTCGCGGCGCAGGCCGTGGCCACCCTGCGGGTCCTGCCGTGGCGCGACAAGCCGGCGTACCTGCGTGCTCTGGTCTTCCCGGACGCGGACTACACGGCGGACCGGCACCGGAACCCGTTGAGCCGCTTCACCTACGCGCTGCGCGAGGTGCGGAAGGGCTCGCCGACCGGGACGCGCTGA